The proteins below come from a single Miscanthus floridulus cultivar M001 chromosome 1, ASM1932011v1, whole genome shotgun sequence genomic window:
- the LOC136552620 gene encoding YTH domain-containing protein ECT4-like isoform X2, which produces MAAVTLPPAPAPAAPAPAPAAAPPAPAPASATVPVADQTTELLQKLSLDSQPKAAATDATEPAAAKKQGAVTSQPLSVGIPPERSITPVLQDFMDPNLFYLPAYYYGGYESSMSEWDDYPRYLNSDGVEIAPAVYGDIYGYGYAPYGAYSPATSPVPTVDGQMFGAQHYQYPTAYFQPPTPVPSTTQSDLQSSNNPENPAAKADPAKTTANGVPNGTAHSNSVTVPLASSQQNSSLTPDGTYRAPLLGGVPSAGYLDTTYGYDSTGAHFAWYDGSAYANGQQRTTTTNHYPSSTFSGNGSSARNQNKSSTTQQMGMQNRRPTTTSAAPTYPNRMYPSSRPYTQYGNSIKTGLPYGSNGYDSRIYGRWGLGMDNRYRPRVRNGIYGYGNESQDGTIELNRGPRSGHFKNQKLYGHTVTIAVKGQSLPSGESKNDSAVPDRAQFNRDGFPVQYDAAKFFVIKSYSEDDIHKSVKYNVWASTTNGNKKLDAAYQEAQSKGSPCPIFLFFSVNTSGQFVGVAEMTGAVDFEKRLEYWQQDKWNGSFSVKWHIVKDVPNNILKHIILENNENKPVTNSRDTQEIHLEQGLQMLKIFKDHVSKTSILDDFAFYESRQKLMQDKRSKQQQVQKQVWDSRTPISVTGEQQQEAANGKPNPSDVPNGVTAEVKVVKAPAEKPVLTNLVANGVTTTPAVSYAAKVAQTATEKPVLANGVTKTG; this is translated from the exons atggccgccgtcacGCTGCCCCCGgctcccgcgcccgccgcgcctgcACCGgcaccggctgctgctcctcctgctcCGGCTCCGGCTTCTGCCACCGTCCCTGTCGCGGATC AAACcacggagctgctgcagaagttGTCGCTGGATTCGCAGCCAAAGGCGGCGGCGACGGATGCAACAGAGCCTGCTGCTGCCAAGAAG CAGGGTGCTGTGACGAGCCAGCCGCTGAGCGTGGGGATCCCGCCGGAGCGGTCCATCACGCCGGTGCTTCAAGACTTTATGGATCCCAACCTGTTCTATCTGCCAGCGTATTACTATGGAG GTTACGAAAGTTCCATGAGCGAGTGGGATGATTATCCGAGATATCTAAATTCAGATGGAGTGGAGATCGCCCCA GCAGTATATGGAGATATTTATGGATATGGGTATGCTCCTTATGGGGCATACTCTCCTGCTACTTCCCCAGTTCCAACGGTTGATGGTCAAATGTTTGGTGCGCAGCATTACCAGTATCCAACTGCGTATTTTCAGCCTCCTACACCAGTTCCTTCTACCACTCAAAGTGACCTACAGTCTTCTAACAATCCTGAAAATCCAGCAGCTAAAGCAGACCCTGCCAAGACAACCGCTAACGGTGTTCCAAATGGTACCGCTCACAGTAACAGTGTAACTGTACCCCTTGCGTCAAGCCAACAAAATTCATCACTGACGCCTGACGGAACTTATAGGGCGCCCTTACTAGGTGGAGTTCCTTCTGCTGGTTACCTGGACACGACATATGGGTATGACAGCACAGGGGCACACTTTGCATGGTATGATGGCTCTGCTTATGCAAATGGACAGCAAAGAACAACTACAACTAATCATTATCCATCCTCAACATTCAGTGGTAATGGTTCCTCAGCAAGAAATCAGAACAAGAGCTCAACCACGCAGCAGATG GGTATGCAGAACAGAAGACCTACAACTACATCAGCAGCTCCTACTTATCCCAATAGGATGTACCCTAGCTCCCGACCGTATACCCAGTATGGGAATTCAATAAAAACTGGCCTTCCCTACGGGAGTAACGGTTACGATTCCAGGATATATGGTCGATGGGGTCTTGGTATGGATAACAGGTACAGGCCTAGGGTCCGTAATGGAATTTATGGTTATGGCAATGAGAGTCAGGATGGAACAATCGAGTTAAACAGAGGTCCTAGATCTGGCCATTTCAAGAACCAGAAATTGTACGGTCATACTGTCACTATTGCTGTGAAAGGGCAGAGTCTTCCTTCTGGTGAAAGCAAGAATGATAGTGCCGTGCCTGATAGAGCACAGTTCAATAGAGATGGCTTCCCTGTTCAGTACGATGCTGCAAAGTTCTTTGTCATTAAATCGTATAGCGAGGATGACATCCACAAGAGTGTAAAATACAATGTGTGGGCAAGCACAACCAATGGAAACAAGAAGCTTGATGCTGCTTATCAAGAAGCTCAGTCAAAGGGCTCTCCATGCCCTATATTCTTGTTTTTCTCA GTGAATACAAGTGGTCAGTTTGTTGGTGTTGCTGAAATGACTGGTGCTGTTGATTTTGAGAAGAGACTGGAGTATTGGCAACAGGACAAGTGGAATGGTTCCTTCTCTGTTAAGTGGCACATTGTCAAGGACGTGCCTAACAATATTCTCAAGCACATCATCCTAGAGAACAATGAGAACAAGCCTGTCACGAATAGCCGTGACACTCAGGAG ATACACCTTGAACAAGGCCTTCAGATGCTCAAGATCTTCAAGGATCATGTCAGCAAGACGTCCATCCTGGATGACTTTGCCTTCTATGAGAGCCGCCAGAAGTTGATGCAGGACAAGAGGTCGAAACAGCAGCAGGTCCAAAAGCAG GTCTGGGACAGTAGGACCCCCATTTCTGTCACCGGTGAGCAACAGCAGGAAGCTGCTAACGGGAAGCCCAATCCGTCTGATGTACCAAACGGTGTCACTGCAGAGGTGAAGGTGGTGAAGGCTCCTGCAGAGAAACCTGTCCTCACCAACTTAGTCGCCAACGGAGTCACCACCACTCCTGCTGTTTCCTATGCGGCAAAGGTGGCCCAAACAGCAACAGAGAAACCCGTCCTCGCCAACGGAGTCACCAAGACCGGTTAG
- the LOC136552620 gene encoding YTH domain-containing protein ECT4-like isoform X4 has protein sequence MAAVTLPPAPAPAAPAPAPAAAPPAPAPASATVPVADQTTELLQKLSLDSQPKAAATDATEPAAAKKGAVTSQPLSVGIPPERSITPVLQDFMDPNLFYLPAYYYGGYESSMSEWDDYPRYLNSDGVEIAPAVYGDIYGYGYAPYGAYSPATSPVPTVDGQMFGAQHYQYPTAYFQPPTPVPSTTQSDLQSSNNPENPAAKADPAKTTANGVPNGTAHSNSVTVPLASSQQNSSLTPDGTYRAPLLGGVPSAGYLDTTYGYDSTGAHFAWYDGSAYANGQQRTTTTNHYPSSTFSGNGSSARNQNKSSTTQQMGMQNRRPTTTSAAPTYPNRMYPSSRPYTQYGNSIKTGLPYGSNGYDSRIYGRWGLGMDNRYRPRVRNGIYGYGNESQDGTIELNRGPRSGHFKNQKLYGHTVTIAVKGQSLPSGESKNDSAVPDRAQFNRDGFPVQYDAAKFFVIKSYSEDDIHKSVKYNVWASTTNGNKKLDAAYQEAQSKGSPCPIFLFFSVNTSGQFVGVAEMTGAVDFEKRLEYWQQDKWNGSFSVKWHIVKDVPNNILKHIILENNENKPVTNSRDTQEIHLEQGLQMLKIFKDHVSKTSILDDFAFYESRQKLMQDKRSKQQQVQKQVWDSRTPISVTGEQQQEAANGKPNPSDVPNGVTAEVKVVKAPAEKPVLTNLVANGVTTTPAVSYAAKVAQTATEKPVLANGVTKTG, from the exons atggccgccgtcacGCTGCCCCCGgctcccgcgcccgccgcgcctgcACCGgcaccggctgctgctcctcctgctcCGGCTCCGGCTTCTGCCACCGTCCCTGTCGCGGATC AAACcacggagctgctgcagaagttGTCGCTGGATTCGCAGCCAAAGGCGGCGGCGACGGATGCAACAGAGCCTGCTGCTGCCAAGAAG GGTGCTGTGACGAGCCAGCCGCTGAGCGTGGGGATCCCGCCGGAGCGGTCCATCACGCCGGTGCTTCAAGACTTTATGGATCCCAACCTGTTCTATCTGCCAGCGTATTACTATGGAG GTTACGAAAGTTCCATGAGCGAGTGGGATGATTATCCGAGATATCTAAATTCAGATGGAGTGGAGATCGCCCCA GCAGTATATGGAGATATTTATGGATATGGGTATGCTCCTTATGGGGCATACTCTCCTGCTACTTCCCCAGTTCCAACGGTTGATGGTCAAATGTTTGGTGCGCAGCATTACCAGTATCCAACTGCGTATTTTCAGCCTCCTACACCAGTTCCTTCTACCACTCAAAGTGACCTACAGTCTTCTAACAATCCTGAAAATCCAGCAGCTAAAGCAGACCCTGCCAAGACAACCGCTAACGGTGTTCCAAATGGTACCGCTCACAGTAACAGTGTAACTGTACCCCTTGCGTCAAGCCAACAAAATTCATCACTGACGCCTGACGGAACTTATAGGGCGCCCTTACTAGGTGGAGTTCCTTCTGCTGGTTACCTGGACACGACATATGGGTATGACAGCACAGGGGCACACTTTGCATGGTATGATGGCTCTGCTTATGCAAATGGACAGCAAAGAACAACTACAACTAATCATTATCCATCCTCAACATTCAGTGGTAATGGTTCCTCAGCAAGAAATCAGAACAAGAGCTCAACCACGCAGCAGATG GGTATGCAGAACAGAAGACCTACAACTACATCAGCAGCTCCTACTTATCCCAATAGGATGTACCCTAGCTCCCGACCGTATACCCAGTATGGGAATTCAATAAAAACTGGCCTTCCCTACGGGAGTAACGGTTACGATTCCAGGATATATGGTCGATGGGGTCTTGGTATGGATAACAGGTACAGGCCTAGGGTCCGTAATGGAATTTATGGTTATGGCAATGAGAGTCAGGATGGAACAATCGAGTTAAACAGAGGTCCTAGATCTGGCCATTTCAAGAACCAGAAATTGTACGGTCATACTGTCACTATTGCTGTGAAAGGGCAGAGTCTTCCTTCTGGTGAAAGCAAGAATGATAGTGCCGTGCCTGATAGAGCACAGTTCAATAGAGATGGCTTCCCTGTTCAGTACGATGCTGCAAAGTTCTTTGTCATTAAATCGTATAGCGAGGATGACATCCACAAGAGTGTAAAATACAATGTGTGGGCAAGCACAACCAATGGAAACAAGAAGCTTGATGCTGCTTATCAAGAAGCTCAGTCAAAGGGCTCTCCATGCCCTATATTCTTGTTTTTCTCA GTGAATACAAGTGGTCAGTTTGTTGGTGTTGCTGAAATGACTGGTGCTGTTGATTTTGAGAAGAGACTGGAGTATTGGCAACAGGACAAGTGGAATGGTTCCTTCTCTGTTAAGTGGCACATTGTCAAGGACGTGCCTAACAATATTCTCAAGCACATCATCCTAGAGAACAATGAGAACAAGCCTGTCACGAATAGCCGTGACACTCAGGAG ATACACCTTGAACAAGGCCTTCAGATGCTCAAGATCTTCAAGGATCATGTCAGCAAGACGTCCATCCTGGATGACTTTGCCTTCTATGAGAGCCGCCAGAAGTTGATGCAGGACAAGAGGTCGAAACAGCAGCAGGTCCAAAAGCAG GTCTGGGACAGTAGGACCCCCATTTCTGTCACCGGTGAGCAACAGCAGGAAGCTGCTAACGGGAAGCCCAATCCGTCTGATGTACCAAACGGTGTCACTGCAGAGGTGAAGGTGGTGAAGGCTCCTGCAGAGAAACCTGTCCTCACCAACTTAGTCGCCAACGGAGTCACCACCACTCCTGCTGTTTCCTATGCGGCAAAGGTGGCCCAAACAGCAACAGAGAAACCCGTCCTCGCCAACGGAGTCACCAAGACCGGTTAG
- the LOC136552620 gene encoding YTH domain-containing protein ECT4-like isoform X3, translating into MAAVTLPPAPAPAAPAPAPAAAPPAPAPASATVPVADQTTELLQKLSLDSQPKAAATDATEPAAAKKGAVTSQPLSVGIPPERSITPVLQDFMDPNLFYLPAYYYGGYESSMSEWDDYPRYLNSDGVEIAPAVYGDIYGYGYAPYGAYSPATSPVPTVDGQMFGAQHYQYPTAYFQPPTPVPSTTQSDLQSSNNPENPAAKADPAKTTANGVPNGTAHSNSVTVPLASSQQNSSLTPDGTYRAPLLGGVPSAGYLDTTYGYDSTGAHFAWYDGSAYANGQQRTTTTNHYPSSTFSGNGSSARNQNKSSTTQQMQGMQNRRPTTTSAAPTYPNRMYPSSRPYTQYGNSIKTGLPYGSNGYDSRIYGRWGLGMDNRYRPRVRNGIYGYGNESQDGTIELNRGPRSGHFKNQKLYGHTVTIAVKGQSLPSGESKNDSAVPDRAQFNRDGFPVQYDAAKFFVIKSYSEDDIHKSVKYNVWASTTNGNKKLDAAYQEAQSKGSPCPIFLFFSVNTSGQFVGVAEMTGAVDFEKRLEYWQQDKWNGSFSVKWHIVKDVPNNILKHIILENNENKPVTNSRDTQEIHLEQGLQMLKIFKDHVSKTSILDDFAFYESRQKLMQDKRSKQQQVQKQVWDSRTPISVTGEQQQEAANGKPNPSDVPNGVTAEVKVVKAPAEKPVLTNLVANGVTTTPAVSYAAKVAQTATEKPVLANGVTKTG; encoded by the exons atggccgccgtcacGCTGCCCCCGgctcccgcgcccgccgcgcctgcACCGgcaccggctgctgctcctcctgctcCGGCTCCGGCTTCTGCCACCGTCCCTGTCGCGGATC AAACcacggagctgctgcagaagttGTCGCTGGATTCGCAGCCAAAGGCGGCGGCGACGGATGCAACAGAGCCTGCTGCTGCCAAGAAG GGTGCTGTGACGAGCCAGCCGCTGAGCGTGGGGATCCCGCCGGAGCGGTCCATCACGCCGGTGCTTCAAGACTTTATGGATCCCAACCTGTTCTATCTGCCAGCGTATTACTATGGAG GTTACGAAAGTTCCATGAGCGAGTGGGATGATTATCCGAGATATCTAAATTCAGATGGAGTGGAGATCGCCCCA GCAGTATATGGAGATATTTATGGATATGGGTATGCTCCTTATGGGGCATACTCTCCTGCTACTTCCCCAGTTCCAACGGTTGATGGTCAAATGTTTGGTGCGCAGCATTACCAGTATCCAACTGCGTATTTTCAGCCTCCTACACCAGTTCCTTCTACCACTCAAAGTGACCTACAGTCTTCTAACAATCCTGAAAATCCAGCAGCTAAAGCAGACCCTGCCAAGACAACCGCTAACGGTGTTCCAAATGGTACCGCTCACAGTAACAGTGTAACTGTACCCCTTGCGTCAAGCCAACAAAATTCATCACTGACGCCTGACGGAACTTATAGGGCGCCCTTACTAGGTGGAGTTCCTTCTGCTGGTTACCTGGACACGACATATGGGTATGACAGCACAGGGGCACACTTTGCATGGTATGATGGCTCTGCTTATGCAAATGGACAGCAAAGAACAACTACAACTAATCATTATCCATCCTCAACATTCAGTGGTAATGGTTCCTCAGCAAGAAATCAGAACAAGAGCTCAACCACGCAGCAGATG CAGGGTATGCAGAACAGAAGACCTACAACTACATCAGCAGCTCCTACTTATCCCAATAGGATGTACCCTAGCTCCCGACCGTATACCCAGTATGGGAATTCAATAAAAACTGGCCTTCCCTACGGGAGTAACGGTTACGATTCCAGGATATATGGTCGATGGGGTCTTGGTATGGATAACAGGTACAGGCCTAGGGTCCGTAATGGAATTTATGGTTATGGCAATGAGAGTCAGGATGGAACAATCGAGTTAAACAGAGGTCCTAGATCTGGCCATTTCAAGAACCAGAAATTGTACGGTCATACTGTCACTATTGCTGTGAAAGGGCAGAGTCTTCCTTCTGGTGAAAGCAAGAATGATAGTGCCGTGCCTGATAGAGCACAGTTCAATAGAGATGGCTTCCCTGTTCAGTACGATGCTGCAAAGTTCTTTGTCATTAAATCGTATAGCGAGGATGACATCCACAAGAGTGTAAAATACAATGTGTGGGCAAGCACAACCAATGGAAACAAGAAGCTTGATGCTGCTTATCAAGAAGCTCAGTCAAAGGGCTCTCCATGCCCTATATTCTTGTTTTTCTCA GTGAATACAAGTGGTCAGTTTGTTGGTGTTGCTGAAATGACTGGTGCTGTTGATTTTGAGAAGAGACTGGAGTATTGGCAACAGGACAAGTGGAATGGTTCCTTCTCTGTTAAGTGGCACATTGTCAAGGACGTGCCTAACAATATTCTCAAGCACATCATCCTAGAGAACAATGAGAACAAGCCTGTCACGAATAGCCGTGACACTCAGGAG ATACACCTTGAACAAGGCCTTCAGATGCTCAAGATCTTCAAGGATCATGTCAGCAAGACGTCCATCCTGGATGACTTTGCCTTCTATGAGAGCCGCCAGAAGTTGATGCAGGACAAGAGGTCGAAACAGCAGCAGGTCCAAAAGCAG GTCTGGGACAGTAGGACCCCCATTTCTGTCACCGGTGAGCAACAGCAGGAAGCTGCTAACGGGAAGCCCAATCCGTCTGATGTACCAAACGGTGTCACTGCAGAGGTGAAGGTGGTGAAGGCTCCTGCAGAGAAACCTGTCCTCACCAACTTAGTCGCCAACGGAGTCACCACCACTCCTGCTGTTTCCTATGCGGCAAAGGTGGCCCAAACAGCAACAGAGAAACCCGTCCTCGCCAACGGAGTCACCAAGACCGGTTAG
- the LOC136552620 gene encoding YTH domain-containing protein ECT4-like isoform X1, with product MAAVTLPPAPAPAAPAPAPAAAPPAPAPASATVPVADQTTELLQKLSLDSQPKAAATDATEPAAAKKQGAVTSQPLSVGIPPERSITPVLQDFMDPNLFYLPAYYYGGYESSMSEWDDYPRYLNSDGVEIAPAVYGDIYGYGYAPYGAYSPATSPVPTVDGQMFGAQHYQYPTAYFQPPTPVPSTTQSDLQSSNNPENPAAKADPAKTTANGVPNGTAHSNSVTVPLASSQQNSSLTPDGTYRAPLLGGVPSAGYLDTTYGYDSTGAHFAWYDGSAYANGQQRTTTTNHYPSSTFSGNGSSARNQNKSSTTQQMQGMQNRRPTTTSAAPTYPNRMYPSSRPYTQYGNSIKTGLPYGSNGYDSRIYGRWGLGMDNRYRPRVRNGIYGYGNESQDGTIELNRGPRSGHFKNQKLYGHTVTIAVKGQSLPSGESKNDSAVPDRAQFNRDGFPVQYDAAKFFVIKSYSEDDIHKSVKYNVWASTTNGNKKLDAAYQEAQSKGSPCPIFLFFSVNTSGQFVGVAEMTGAVDFEKRLEYWQQDKWNGSFSVKWHIVKDVPNNILKHIILENNENKPVTNSRDTQEIHLEQGLQMLKIFKDHVSKTSILDDFAFYESRQKLMQDKRSKQQQVQKQVWDSRTPISVTGEQQQEAANGKPNPSDVPNGVTAEVKVVKAPAEKPVLTNLVANGVTTTPAVSYAAKVAQTATEKPVLANGVTKTG from the exons atggccgccgtcacGCTGCCCCCGgctcccgcgcccgccgcgcctgcACCGgcaccggctgctgctcctcctgctcCGGCTCCGGCTTCTGCCACCGTCCCTGTCGCGGATC AAACcacggagctgctgcagaagttGTCGCTGGATTCGCAGCCAAAGGCGGCGGCGACGGATGCAACAGAGCCTGCTGCTGCCAAGAAG CAGGGTGCTGTGACGAGCCAGCCGCTGAGCGTGGGGATCCCGCCGGAGCGGTCCATCACGCCGGTGCTTCAAGACTTTATGGATCCCAACCTGTTCTATCTGCCAGCGTATTACTATGGAG GTTACGAAAGTTCCATGAGCGAGTGGGATGATTATCCGAGATATCTAAATTCAGATGGAGTGGAGATCGCCCCA GCAGTATATGGAGATATTTATGGATATGGGTATGCTCCTTATGGGGCATACTCTCCTGCTACTTCCCCAGTTCCAACGGTTGATGGTCAAATGTTTGGTGCGCAGCATTACCAGTATCCAACTGCGTATTTTCAGCCTCCTACACCAGTTCCTTCTACCACTCAAAGTGACCTACAGTCTTCTAACAATCCTGAAAATCCAGCAGCTAAAGCAGACCCTGCCAAGACAACCGCTAACGGTGTTCCAAATGGTACCGCTCACAGTAACAGTGTAACTGTACCCCTTGCGTCAAGCCAACAAAATTCATCACTGACGCCTGACGGAACTTATAGGGCGCCCTTACTAGGTGGAGTTCCTTCTGCTGGTTACCTGGACACGACATATGGGTATGACAGCACAGGGGCACACTTTGCATGGTATGATGGCTCTGCTTATGCAAATGGACAGCAAAGAACAACTACAACTAATCATTATCCATCCTCAACATTCAGTGGTAATGGTTCCTCAGCAAGAAATCAGAACAAGAGCTCAACCACGCAGCAGATG CAGGGTATGCAGAACAGAAGACCTACAACTACATCAGCAGCTCCTACTTATCCCAATAGGATGTACCCTAGCTCCCGACCGTATACCCAGTATGGGAATTCAATAAAAACTGGCCTTCCCTACGGGAGTAACGGTTACGATTCCAGGATATATGGTCGATGGGGTCTTGGTATGGATAACAGGTACAGGCCTAGGGTCCGTAATGGAATTTATGGTTATGGCAATGAGAGTCAGGATGGAACAATCGAGTTAAACAGAGGTCCTAGATCTGGCCATTTCAAGAACCAGAAATTGTACGGTCATACTGTCACTATTGCTGTGAAAGGGCAGAGTCTTCCTTCTGGTGAAAGCAAGAATGATAGTGCCGTGCCTGATAGAGCACAGTTCAATAGAGATGGCTTCCCTGTTCAGTACGATGCTGCAAAGTTCTTTGTCATTAAATCGTATAGCGAGGATGACATCCACAAGAGTGTAAAATACAATGTGTGGGCAAGCACAACCAATGGAAACAAGAAGCTTGATGCTGCTTATCAAGAAGCTCAGTCAAAGGGCTCTCCATGCCCTATATTCTTGTTTTTCTCA GTGAATACAAGTGGTCAGTTTGTTGGTGTTGCTGAAATGACTGGTGCTGTTGATTTTGAGAAGAGACTGGAGTATTGGCAACAGGACAAGTGGAATGGTTCCTTCTCTGTTAAGTGGCACATTGTCAAGGACGTGCCTAACAATATTCTCAAGCACATCATCCTAGAGAACAATGAGAACAAGCCTGTCACGAATAGCCGTGACACTCAGGAG ATACACCTTGAACAAGGCCTTCAGATGCTCAAGATCTTCAAGGATCATGTCAGCAAGACGTCCATCCTGGATGACTTTGCCTTCTATGAGAGCCGCCAGAAGTTGATGCAGGACAAGAGGTCGAAACAGCAGCAGGTCCAAAAGCAG GTCTGGGACAGTAGGACCCCCATTTCTGTCACCGGTGAGCAACAGCAGGAAGCTGCTAACGGGAAGCCCAATCCGTCTGATGTACCAAACGGTGTCACTGCAGAGGTGAAGGTGGTGAAGGCTCCTGCAGAGAAACCTGTCCTCACCAACTTAGTCGCCAACGGAGTCACCACCACTCCTGCTGTTTCCTATGCGGCAAAGGTGGCCCAAACAGCAACAGAGAAACCCGTCCTCGCCAACGGAGTCACCAAGACCGGTTAG
- the LOC136552662 gene encoding photosynthetic NDH subunit of subcomplex B 2, chloroplastic-like — MATSSVLPLHLPSCARRASTALRASAAPAAATATTAQSLEESFGRKGLRFVADPAGGAPTAELSVRNGSSLHLRLGDGLVTSYKPKVYWKDDGCREVLYTVAGKGGVGLVLNEASSSSSAGAGIAAQWSLVDGAEWTVRDADSDSYDAVQVELGCTKGKLDISYVVTLYGVSMATAVIVRNTGTKPVELTGAVLSHIKFDKRGGTAVEGLRGCPYCSQPPPAAAFSLLSPAEAMMREDPGWFSGGGDEPRQGIWTVEEDLYTVLKKKVSRVYAAPPEERKKRVYSTAPSKFTTIDQYSGLGFRLVRMGFDDMYLCSPGGMYEKFGKDYFLCTGMASMLVPVVVNPGEEWKAAQVIEHDNL, encoded by the exons ATGGCCACCTCCTCCGTGCTCCCGCTGCACCTCCCGTCCTGCGCGCGCCGGGCCAGCACCGCCTTGCGCGCCTCCGCAGCcccagcggcggcgacggcgacgaccgcGCAGTCACTGGAGGAGTCGTTCGGGCGGAAGGGTCTGCGTTTCGTGGCCGACCCGGCCGGCGGGGCCCCCACCGCGGAGCTCAGCGTGCGGAACGGCAGCTCGCTGCACCTCCGCCTCGGCGACGGCCTCGTCACGTCCTACAAACCCAAGGTGTACTGGAAGGACGACGGGTGCCGGGAGGTGCTGTACACCGTGGCGGGCAAGGGCGGCGTCGGCCTCGTCCTCAACGAGGCGTCGTCCTCCTCGTCCGCCGGCGCGGGCATCGCCGCCCAGTGGTCTCTAGTCGACGGCGCCGAATGGACCGTCAGGGACGCCGACTCCGACTCCTACGACGCCGTGCAG GTTGAGCTCGGGTGCACCAAGGGGAAGCTGGACATCTCGTACGTGGTGACGCTGTACGGGGTGAGCATGGCGACGGCGGTGATCGTCCGGAACACGGGCACCAAGCCGGTGGAGCTGACGGGCGCGGTGCTGAGCCACATCAAGTTCGACAAGCGAGGCGGCACTGCCGTGGAGGGCCTCCGTGGCTGCCCCTACTGCTCccagccgccgccggccgccgccttcAGCCTCCTGTCCCCGGCGGAGGCCATGATGCGGGAGGACCCCGGCTGgttcagcggcggcggcgacgagccGCGCCAGGGCATCTGGACCGTCGAGGAGGACCTCTACACCGTGCTCAAAAAGAAGGTGAGCCGGGTGTACGCGGCGCCGCCGGAGGAGAGGAAGAAGCGCGTCTACAGCACCGCGCCGTCCAAGTTCACCACCATCGATCAG TATAGCGGGCTCGGGTTCAGGCTGGTGAGGATGGGGTTCGACGACATGTACCTGTGCAGCCCGGGAGGCATGTACGAGAAGTTCGGCAAGGACTACTTCCTGTGCACGGGGATGGCGTCCATGTTGGTGCCCGTCGTCGTCAACCCCGGCGAGGAGTGGAAGGCGGCACAGGTCATCGAGCATGACAACTTGtaa
- the LOC136552652 gene encoding DEAD-box ATP-dependent RNA helicase 38: MGFSRPSKIQAITLPMILTPPYKDLVAQAHNGSGKTTCFVLGMLSRVDPQRKIPQAICICPTRELAQQNKAVLMRMGKFTGITCACAIPPAQKDYMPISKMAPITDQIVIGTSGTLIKWITHKKLATRDIKILVFDEADHMLSEDGFRSDSERIMRDIQRSAGGCQVLLFSATFNERVKDFVTKVIRDGNQIFVKKEELTLEKVKQYKVQVPDESAKIEVIRDKIFEFGQKVGQVIIFVRTKQSTKNVHNALTRDDYVCSSIQGSLDQSEREKIIQEFKDGYTKVLISTDVLARGFDQAQVNLVINYDMPIKFGTRDEPDYEVYLHRIGRAGRFGRKGAVFNLLCGPTDNVVMKKIEDYFQHSVPEVRNWQHEEDFEAALKDAGLL; encoded by the exons ATGGGGTTCAGCCGCCCAAGCAAGATCCAGGCGATCACCCTGCCCATGATCCTCACGCCGCCCTACAAGGACCTCGTCGCGCAGGCGCACAACGGCTCTGGAAAGACCACCTGTTTCGTCCTCGGCATGCTCAGCCGCGTCGACCCGCAACGCAAGATACCCCAGGCTATCTGCATTTGCCCCACTAGGGAGCTCGCGCAGCAG AATAAGGCAGTTCTCATGAGGATGGGCAAGTTTACTGGCATTACATGTGCCTGTGCAATCCCGCCAGCTCAAAAAGACTATATGCCGATCTCTAAAATGGCTCCGATTACTGACCAGATTGTTATTGGCACATCTGGTACGCTCATCAAATGGATTACCCATAAGAAGCTGGCCACAAGGGATATCAAGATACTTGTGTTTGATGAGGCGGATCATATGCTTTCTGAG GATGGCTTTAGGAGTGATTCTGAAAGGATCATGAGGGATATACAAAGAAGCGCTGGTGGTTGTCAG GTGCTTCTCTTTTCTGCGACCTTCAATGAGAGGGTGAAGGATTTTGTTACAAAGGTCATTAGGGATGGAAATCAGATATTCGTGAAGAAGGAAGAGCTTACTTTGGAAAAAGTAAAGCAATACAAAGTTCAAGTCCCTGATGAATCAGCAAAAATAGAGGTTATAAGGGACAAGATATTTGAATTTGGACAGAAAGTTGGCCAGGTTATCATATTTGTTAGAACAAAGCAAAGTACTAAGAATGTTCACAATGCTTTGACGAGGGACGACTATGTGTGCTCCTCAATTCAAGGATCCCTTGACCAATCAGAGAGGGAAAAGATAATACAGGAATTCAAAGATGGCTACACCAAGGTTCTTATATCAACTGATGTTCTTGCTCGAGGTTTTGACCAAGCACAG GTTAACCTGGTTATCAACTACGACATGCCAATCAAATTTGGTACAAGAGATGAACCTGATTATGAGGTGTACTTGCACAGAATTGGCAGAGCTGGGCGCTTTGGCCGGAAAG GTGCTGTGTTCAACTTGTTGTGTGGTCCAACAGATAATGTTGTGATGAAGAAGATCGAGGACTATTTCCAGCACAGTGTACCTGAG GTTCGGAATTGGCAACATGAAGAAGATTTTGAGGCTGCTCTTAAGGATGCAGGTTTACTCTAA